The following coding sequences lie in one Lemur catta isolate mLemCat1 chromosome 11, mLemCat1.pri, whole genome shotgun sequence genomic window:
- the TES gene encoding testin, with protein sequence MDLETKVKKMGLGHEQGFGAPCLKCKEKCEGFELHFWRKICRNCKCGQEEHDILLSNEEDRKVGKLFEDTKYTTLIAKLKSDGIPMYKRNVMILTNPVAAKKNVSINTVTYEWAPPVQNQALARQYMQMLPKEKQPVAGSEGAQYRKKQLAKQLPAHDQDPSKCHELSPKEVKEMEQFVKKYKNEALGVGDVKLPCELDARGPNQMYIPGGDRSTSAAVGAMEDKTAEHKKTQYSCYCCKMSMKEGDPAIYAERAGYDKLWHPACFVCSTCYELLVDMIYFWKDEKLYCGRHYCDSEKPRCAGCDELIFSNEYTQAENQNWHLKHFCCFDCDNILAGEIYVMVNDKPVCKPCYVKNHAVVCQGCHNAIDPEVQRVTYNNFSWHASTECFLCSCCSKCLIGQKFMPVEGMVFCSVECKKMMS encoded by the exons aaaaatatgtcGTAACTGCAAGTGCGGCCAAGAAGAACATGATATCCTCTTGAGCAATGAAGAGGATCGAAAAGTGGGGAAACTTTTTGAAGACACCAAGTATACCACCCTGATTGCAAAACTAAAATCAGATGGAATTCCCATGTATAAACGCAATGTTATGATACTGACCAATCCAGTTGCTGCCAAGAAGAATGTCTCCATCAATACAGTTACCTATGAATGGGCTCCTCCTGTCCAGAATCAGGCTTTG GCCAGGCAGTACATGCAAATGCTGCCCAAGGAAAAGCAGCCAGTGGCAGGCTCAGAAGGGGCGCAGTACCGGAAGAAGCAGCTGGCGAAGCAGCTCCCTGCACATGACCAAGATCCTTCAAAGTGCCATGAGTTGTCCCCCAAAGAGGTGAAGGAAATGGAGCAATTTGTGAAGAAATATAAGAACGAGGCTCTGGGAGTAGGAGACGTCAAACTTCCCTGTGAGTTGGATGCTCGAGGCCCCAATCAAATGTACATCCCTGGCGGAGACAGAAGCACCTCAGCAGCGGTGGGGGCCATGGAGGACAAAACTGCCGAGCATAAAAAAACTCAGTAT TCCTGCTATTGCTGCAAAATGAGTATGAAGGAAGGCGATCCAGCCATCTATGCTGAAAGGGCTGGCTATGATAAACTGTGGCACCCAGCTTGTTTCGTCTGCAGCACCTGCTATGAACTCCTGGTCGACATGATTTATTTCTGGAAGGATGAGAAGCTGTACTGTGGCAGACATTACTGTGACAGTGAGAAACCCCGATGTGCTGGCTGTGATGAG CTGATATTCAGCAATGAGTATACCCAGGCAGAAAACCAGAATTGGCACCTGAAACACTTCTGCTGCTTTGACTGTGACAACATCCTAGCTGGGGAAATATACGTGATGGTCAATGACAAACCTGTCTGCAAGCCCTGCTACGTGAAGAATCATGCTGTG GTATGTCAAGGATGCCACAATGCCATTGATCCAGAAGTCCAGCGGGTGACCTACAACAATTTCAGCTGGCATGCGTCCACTGAGTGTTTCCTGTGCTCCTGCTGCAGCAAATGTCTCATTGGGCAGAAGTTCATGCCAGTAGAAGGGATGGTTTTCTGTTCTGTGGAATGTAAGAAAATGATGTCTTAG